In the genome of Planococcus donghaensis, the window ACCGAATCATTCAATAGTCCCCCTTTTTCTTTAAACAAAATAAAATAACGAAAAAATCATCGCTAGTAAAATGCCTGCTCCTGCACAGAACCATAAAGCATGTTTAACCATTTCAAGAAACTGGCTTGGTTCTTTATCAAGTCTTTCCCCTTTAAACTGGGAAAAATCTGGCGGAGTCTCTCTTCTGTGCGTCGTTTTTTTCATGTACGTTGTTTTTGTTTCAGACATCGGGTTCATCGTGTTCCTCCTTGAATCATTAGCAATAAAGTTTTTAATATATTTACCATTATACTAAAGTTAACTTGAGAATATAGTCCCCTTTTTGACTAATTGTCATTTTTCAGAACATACTAAAAGAAGCCTTACTTGAAATAGTCTTTAGAGCGTATATGATGGAGATAGGGTGAAAATATCAAGGGGGTTTTGTGGATGAAAGTTTTAGTCGTCGGTGCAAACGGACAAATCGGAAGACATTTTGTAAAAATGCTTGCAACTAGTGACAAACATACACCAAAAGCGATGATCCGCAAAGAAGAGCAAGTGAGTTTCTTTAATAGTTTAGGTGTGGAAACGGTCCTAACTAGCTTAGAAGGTAGCGTTGAAGAAATCACAGAAGCCATGGAAGGTTGCGATGCAGTCGTATTTGCAGCCGGCAGTGGTGGCAACACTGGTGCCGACAAAACATTGTTGATTGATTTGGATGGGGCTGCCAAAACCATCGAAGCTGCTGAACGCACAGGAACCGAACGCTTCCTTATGATCAGCGCGATAAATGCTGACAAACGGGCAATGTGGAAAGAAGATATGGCCCATTACTATGTGGCTAAGCATCATGCTGATAATATTTTACGAGCGAGCGGATTGGTTTATACCATTATCCGCCCGGGGATTTTAACCAACGAACCCGCTACCGGTAAAGTTTTGGCAGTAGAAGATTTAGACTCTGGAGAAATTTCACGTGAAGATGTAGCACACGTTTTGTTCCATTCGTTAGACAATGAACATGTCTTTAATAAAACTTTTGCAGTTGTTTCAGGTGATCGCGAAATCGAGACGGCACTTAACCAACTTTAGTTTTTTTCGTATACAAAAAAGGCTTCTGATCAGCGATCAGAAGCCTTTTCTTATTTACTGTGCTACTGTTTTTAAGTTTTTGAAGCCCATAACCAGTTGGAATACAAACGCTATTGAACAAATAACGATGGCGGCGTAACCAAGCGTACTAATTGGTGTCATCATAAATGTTTGAATCACAAGTAATGCCATCATGACAGCGATACCAAAATTCACAATATACGGTTTGTTGTAAAACTTTTTTGACGCAATGCCGACAAAAATTGCCACAGCAATGATTAATATCAATAAAAGACTTCCCATTTTTCTCCCTCACCCTTTTGCTTTGTCTACTGTAAGTCTAGCATTTATCTTACCCCTCCGATAGAGTACCCGGAATTTTTTTGCAAGCCATTTTTTTAATGATTTCTTTGTGTTCAGGGAAATCTTCCAGTAAATCTGATTGCAACAGCAATTCAAAGTCAGCAAAGTCAAAGCCTGGTGACACCATACAGCCGACTAATGAAAATGTCGCTTCTGCATCTACTGTCGAACCAAATATACTGCCCTTTTCCACTAAAATTTGCGGTCGTTCACCAGCTGCGATATCTAAACCAAGCTTTTCTGCGCGGTAACTTCCTTTTTCGTCGATTATGTGTACCGTCACAGCTTCGCCGGCGTGAAAATACCAAAGTTCATCTGATTTTAATCGATGAAAATGCGAAATATCATGTGATTGCAGTAAAAAATAAATACTCGTGTATAAATTTCGTTCTTGCGGATGATTTGCTGTTGTAACTTTTTCTGGCGATACAAATGATTGCTTGTAATACCCACCTTCGGGATGTGCCGTCATATCAAGACGCGTAATCCATTCTTGTGCATTCATCTATTCCATCTCCTATCCGTTTTTCTACACAATATTTTGAAACTTTCTATCGCTCAAGACGTATTTAGTATATAACAGAAATACTATGAGAAAAAAGGAGGAGTAGTAATGAACAATCATGAAATAGACTACAAACTGCACGGGGACGATATGCAATTTGTCGAAGTGGAACTAGATCCTGCAGAAACAGTCATTGCAGAGGCCGGCGCATTAATGATGATGGAAGATGGCATAGTGATGGAGACCATATTTGGAGACGGTTCTCAAAGTTCGGGCGGTAGTGGCTTGATGGGCAAACTAATGGGTGCAGGTAAGCGAATTATTACCGGTGAGAGTTTGTTTATGACGACTTTCACAAACAACGGAACAGGCAAACGGCATGTTTCGTTTGCTGCTCCTTATCCAGGAAAAATCATTCCTATGGATTTAAGCACATTAAACGGCAAAATCATTTGCCAAAAAGATGCTTTTTTAGCAGCTGCTAAAGGCGTTTCAATAGGCATCGAATTTCAACGTAAAATTGGTGCTGGATTTTTTGGTGGCGAAGGATTTATTATGCAAAAACTTGAAGGCGACGGCTTAGCATTTGTTCACGCCGGCGGTACCATTTACCGCAAAAACCTTCAAAAAGGTGAAGTACTTCGCGTGGATACAGGTTGTTTAGTCGCCATGACTGGCGATGTTGATTATAATATTGAAGCTGTGCCTGGCATTAAAACCGCTTTGTTTGGTGGCGAAGGCTTGTTCTTTGCAACATTACGCGGCCCTGGTAGCGTGTGGATTCAGTCAATGCCATTTAGTCGTTTAGCCAGTCGCGTCTTTGCGGCAGCTCCTCAAAACCCTGCTGGCCGTTCAAAAGGTGAAGGCAGTGCCGCAGGTGGATTGTTTGATTTACTAGGTGGTAGGTAATATTAAACTAAATTAGGTAATGAAATATGGACGTCTTTGATCTCTTCTCGGATCAAAGGCGTCTTTACTATTTTTATTTGGGAAAAGAATACTTCATGTTAGAAGATAATTGAGGTTGTTTGCAGAAATATGGTGTTTGTTTGCGGGATAGACTTGGTTGTTTGCGGATTGGCTCTAGTTGTTTGCGCTAAGTTGTTATTTGTTTGCGGCAAATACTAGTTTGTTTGCAAATCGACCAATTCCCAGTATTTATGCTATGCTTTTTAAAAATGGGAGTGACGTCATGATAATTAGACAAGCAACCAAACGAGATGCGCCGGCGATTGCGAAAGTACATGTTGATAGTTGGAGGTCCACGTATAAAGAAATTTTGCCTCACGAATATTTAACAAGTTTATCCTATAAGAAACGGACAACTCTTTGGGAAAACAACATTGCCGACAACACCAATTACATCGTTGTATCAGAAACGGATGCTGGCCAAATCACTGGCTTCGGTACGGCTTCGAAAAGAGTGACGAATACGGTAGCGAACTCCGGAGATTTAACTTCTATCTACTTGCTTGATGAATATCACGGTCAAGGCATTGGCAAACTGCTGATGAAAGCATTATTTCTTCATTTTAAACAACTGAATTATGAAAAAATCTTTGTCGAAGTTCTTGAAGACAATCCAACACGATTTTTCTACGAATATTACGGAGCTCAATTGATTAGAACGGTGCAACTTCAGTTTGATGAAAAAGTAGTAAACGAACTAATTTATGAATGGAAAAATATTGATCGAGTACTAGAAAAGCTATAATTTTTCACAATAAAAAACCGTTTTCCATTAGAAAGACGGTTTTAAAAAGTGCTTTGAATAAATCTGTTGTGCCCTTATCATTCTATTTATCTACTTTACGTAATTCCCAGTACAGCATATCGCCTTTTTTCTCTAGTTGGTTCATTCCAATTTTTTGCAGTACACGGATTGACCCGATATTTTCTACCTCTGTTTCTGCAATGATTCTCTCTACCACAGATAAATTAAATGCCCACGTTACAAGGCTTTCAACAGCTTCGGTCGCATACCCCAGATGCCAACAAGATTCAAGAAACCCGTAACCGATTTCCACTTCCTTATTTGAATTTGGCGCTCCCTTAAATCCAGCATCTCCAACAATTAGACCATCTGATTTCCGCATAACTAACCAACTACCCCATCCATATAAAGTCGGGTCTTTCGATAGCTCGTTTATTTGATTAAGCGAATGAGGACTCTTGTCGTAACCTTGTTTTTCCATTATTTCAATTAAACCACTATCACATGGCATTAATGTTAATCGCTCAGTTTCTATTTTCATCTTCTACTTCCACCCTTTTTTAAAAATAAATATCATTTATTGGTTTCATCATCCAGTTGTTTGCGGAAATATGGTGTTTGTTTGCGGGATAGACTTGGTTGTTTGCGGATTGGCTCTAGTTGTTTGCGCTAAGTTGTTATTTGTTTGCGGCAAACTGCGTTTTGTTTGCAAAACTGAAAAGCGCCCTTATTTTCTCACTCGTTTGTTCTCCGGTTGTTTTAACCAATGACGCAATCCTTTCCCCGCTAAAGGTTCATCGTGATAACGCGGAATGACATGAAGGTGGCTATGCCGAATCGACTGGTTCGAAGCCTCGCCCACATTCCAGCCAAGTGTATAGCCATCTGGGGCATAGATTCGATCTAAGTATTCTTTCGCTTTTTGCAATAACTCATATGTATCATTCCACTCGTCTTTTGTTAAATCGAACGTTGTTGCACGATGCTGCTTCGGCACGATTACTCCACTGCCTTCTAGGACATCTTGTTGCTTGTCATGTTGGAGAAAATAGCAGCTTTTATTTTCAACTATAATTTTTTGATTGTGGTCTTTTGTTGGATTACAAAAAGGACAATTGGTTTCATAAGACATGCTTGTTTCTCCCTTCTATACAATTTGGTGCAGTGACGAATGACAAAAGCAATTCCAAGTCTTCAGGATAATCATGTTCAATTGCTAAAAGATTGTCGTAGTTTTGCCAAGCGATTTCTTCAATTTCGTCATCTGGGTCTGTATTTATGATTTCTCCAGTACTTATTGTGCAATAAAAATAATAAGTTGTTACATTGAA includes:
- a CDS encoding SDR family oxidoreductase gives rise to the protein MKVLVVGANGQIGRHFVKMLATSDKHTPKAMIRKEEQVSFFNSLGVETVLTSLEGSVEEITEAMEGCDAVVFAAGSGGNTGADKTLLIDLDGAAKTIEAAERTGTERFLMISAINADKRAMWKEDMAHYYVAKHHADNILRASGLVYTIIRPGILTNEPATGKVLAVEDLDSGEISREDVAHVLFHSLDNEHVFNKTFAVVSGDREIETALNQL
- a CDS encoding cupin domain-containing protein, which produces MNAQEWITRLDMTAHPEGGYYKQSFVSPEKVTTANHPQERNLYTSIYFLLQSHDISHFHRLKSDELWYFHAGEAVTVHIIDEKGSYRAEKLGLDIAAGERPQILVEKGSIFGSTVDAEATFSLVGCMVSPGFDFADFELLLQSDLLEDFPEHKEIIKKMACKKIPGTLSEG
- a CDS encoding TIGR00266 family protein produces the protein MNNHEIDYKLHGDDMQFVEVELDPAETVIAEAGALMMMEDGIVMETIFGDGSQSSGGSGLMGKLMGAGKRIITGESLFMTTFTNNGTGKRHVSFAAPYPGKIIPMDLSTLNGKIICQKDAFLAAAKGVSIGIEFQRKIGAGFFGGEGFIMQKLEGDGLAFVHAGGTIYRKNLQKGEVLRVDTGCLVAMTGDVDYNIEAVPGIKTALFGGEGLFFATLRGPGSVWIQSMPFSRLASRVFAAAPQNPAGRSKGEGSAAGGLFDLLGGR
- a CDS encoding GNAT family N-acetyltransferase → MIIRQATKRDAPAIAKVHVDSWRSTYKEILPHEYLTSLSYKKRTTLWENNIADNTNYIVVSETDAGQITGFGTASKRVTNTVANSGDLTSIYLLDEYHGQGIGKLLMKALFLHFKQLNYEKIFVEVLEDNPTRFFYEYYGAQLIRTVQLQFDEKVVNELIYEWKNIDRVLEKL
- a CDS encoding GNAT family N-acetyltransferase, with product MKIETERLTLMPCDSGLIEIMEKQGYDKSPHSLNQINELSKDPTLYGWGSWLVMRKSDGLIVGDAGFKGAPNSNKEVEIGYGFLESCWHLGYATEAVESLVTWAFNLSVVERIIAETEVENIGSIRVLQKIGMNQLEKKGDMLYWELRKVDK
- a CDS encoding HIT family protein; the protein is MSYETNCPFCNPTKDHNQKIIVENKSCYFLQHDKQQDVLEGSGVIVPKQHRATTFDLTKDEWNDTYELLQKAKEYLDRIYAPDGYTLGWNVGEASNQSIRHSHLHVIPRYHDEPLAGKGLRHWLKQPENKRVRK